Proteins co-encoded in one Muntiacus reevesi chromosome 13, mMunRee1.1, whole genome shotgun sequence genomic window:
- the ZNF664 gene encoding zinc finger protein 664, whose amino-acid sequence MRDSETAACNCSHCKEISKSRYQIGTMIYKCPMCREFFSERADLFMHQKIHTAEKPHKCDKCDKGFFHISELHIHWRDHTGEKVYKCDDCGKDFSTTTKLNRHKKIHTVEKPYKCYECGKAFNWSSHLQIHMRVHTGEKPYVCSECGRGFSNSSNLCMHQRVHTGEKPFKCEECGKAFRHTSSLCMHQRVHTGEKPYKCYECGKAFSQSSSLCIHQRVHTGEKPYRCCGCGKAFSQSSSLCIHQRVHTGEKPFKCDECGKAFSQSTSLCIHQRVHTKERNHLKISVI is encoded by the coding sequence ATGAGAGACTCTGAGACAGCCGCCTGTAACTGTAGTCATTGTAAGGAAATCTCTAAATCACGATACCAAATAGGAACCATGATCTACAAGTGCCCCATGTGCAGGGAGTTTTTCTCTGAGAGAGCAGATCTTTTTATGCATCAGAAAATTCACACTGCTGAGAAGCCCCATAAATGTGACAAGTGTGACAAGGGTTTCTTTCATATATCAGAACTTCATATTCATTGGCGAGACCACACAGGAGAGAAGGTCTATAAATGTGACGATTGTGGTAAGGATTTTAGTACTACAACCAAACTTAACAGACATAAGAAAATCCACACAGTGGAGAAGCCCTATAAGTGTTACGAGTGTGGCAAAGCCTTCAATTGGAGCTCACACCTGCAGATTCACATGAGAGTTCATACAGGTGAGAAACCCTATGTATGTAGTGAGTGTGGAAGGGGCTTTAGCAATAGTTCAAACCTCTGCATGCATCAGAGAGTGCACACCGGAGAGAAGCCCTTTAAATGTGAAGAGTGTGGGAAGGCCTTCAGGCACACTTCCAGCCTCTGCATGCATCAGAGAGtccacacaggagagaagccctataAATGCTATGAGTGTGGGAAGGCCTTCAGCCAGAGCTCCAGCCTCTGCATACATCAGAGAGtgcacacaggggagaagccctatagGTGCTGTGGGTGTGGGAAGGCCTTCAGCCAGAGCTCCAGCCTCTGCATCCATCAGAGAGTGCACACAGGGGAGAAACCTTTCAAGTGCGATGAGTGTGGGAAGGCCTTCAGTCAGAGCACCAGCCTCTGCATCCACCAGAGAGTGCACACAAAGGAGAGAAACCATCTCAAAATATCAGTTATATAA